One genomic region from Lacerta agilis isolate rLacAgi1 chromosome 13, rLacAgi1.pri, whole genome shotgun sequence encodes:
- the SOCS1 gene encoding suppressor of cytokine signaling 1 translates to MVAHSSVTPENGIATGLRCRLEPSLREALQARVPRALGCASPVPAPRDTHFHTFRSQADFSTIIRTSALLDECGFYWGPLSVNAAHEKLKGEPVGTFLIRDSRQKNCFFTVSVKTAAGPTSIRVVFQAGRFSLDGSKEVFDCLFQLLEHYVSSPRKVLAAPLRKERMRSLQELCRKNIVATYGRENLRGIPLNPVLKDYLESFPFKL, encoded by the coding sequence ATGGTAGCACATAGCAGCGTGACTCCTGAGAATGGGATCGCGACAGGCCTGAGGTGTCGACTTGAGCCCTCGCTGCGGGAAGCCCTGCAAGCCCGAGTCCCTCGCGCTCTCGGCTGTGCCAGCCCCGTGCCAGCGCCCCGTGACACCCACTTCCACACCTTTCGCTCGCAGGCGGACTTCAGCACCATCATTCGCACCAGCGCCTTGCTGGATGAGTGCGGCTTTTACTGGGGGCCGTTGTCGGTCAACGCGGCCCATGAGAAGCTCAAAGGCGAGCCCGTGGGGACCTTCCTCATCCGGGACAGCCGGCAGAAGAACTGCTTCTTCACCGTCAGCGTCAAGACTGCCGCGGGACCCACGAGCATCCGCGTGGTCTTCCAGGCCGGCCGCTTCAGCTTGGACGGCAGCAAAGAGGTGTTTGACTGCCTCTTCCAGCTGCTGGAGCATTATGTCAGCTCCCCGCGGAAAGTCTTGGCCGCCCCGCTGCGCAAGGAGCGCATGCGGTCCTTGCAGGAGCTCTGCCGGAAAAACATCGTGGCGACGTACGGCAGAGAGAACTTAAGGGGCATCCCCCTCAACCCGGTCTTAAAGGATTACTTGGAATCGTTCCCTTTCAAGTTGTAA